A stretch of DNA from Desulfosarcina ovata subsp. ovata:
ACGATAATGGGATCCGAGCCCAATTGAATGGCGAAGAACGCGGTCCCCACACCCAGGCAGATCTTGCACGTTTCGCGGGTCACGATGTAGCAGTCCATGGCGCCGCCGCCCATGCCTCCGTAAATTTCGGGGACAAACAGCAGTTGAAGCCCGATTTCGGGACTCAGCATCTCGCGGATAACGGCTTCGGGGAAAATTTCGTCACGGTCCCATTCCAGGACGGCTTTCTTGGTCAGCAGGCGCTTGGACAGCTGGTGAACGGTATCGACCACCATCTGCCGGGTCTCTTCGTCCAATCCTCCCGGCGGACGATGGGTTCCGGTATCGGTCATGTTAACTTTTCCTTTGGGAAGTCGGTCCGACGGTTTTACAAAGCGCCATGGCGGGCCTTGCGAAACCGTCGTCAAACAGGTGGCTTGCGGATGCTATTCCTCGCCGGGGGTGATTGCGCTTTTTCCGTTGTATTCACCGCATTCCGGGCAAGCGTGGTGGGGAAGTTTGGCTTCGCCACATTCCGGGCAGGTGCTGACGACAGGTGCGCCAATCTTTTTGTGGGTGCGTCGTTTATCCCGTTTTGACTTGGATGTCTTGTGCTTTGGTACGGCCATGAGTAATCTCCTAATATATTGAAAATATTATGTATTGTTCAGAATCCGTCGAGCCTGCCAACAATCTGGGGTCTAGTAATTAAAAAGATGTCGATTGTCAAGGATTTTCCGGAATTTCTTTGTTCCGCGCCCTTGTTACGCCTGTTGGGATATGCTATTGAGGTGGCCGGAAATGGTCGGATGATATGCCAGATCACTAATATAAGTTAAAATATAAAATAGTTATGTGGGTTTTGGGCCACCCCGTATTTCTGTTAACGGTGTTGGCGAAAATTTCCTGGATGATTTGGGCGACACGCGGTTTTGGCCAAGACTGGCGGTATTTTTTCTTGAAATATCTTATCCTATCACTAGCAGTGATGTCAGTGCTCATAGCAAACAACTTTATTTAAGGTAAACCAACATGGATCCCATCATTACCCGATTCCCTCCCAGCCCAACGGGATACCTGCACGTTGGGGGGGCGCGGACGGCTCTGTTTAACTGGCTTTATGCGCGCCATAACAATGGCAAATTTGTCTTGCGAATCGAAGATACCGATACGGTCCGCTCAACCCAGGCTTCCGTGGATGCCATTTTCGATGCCATGCAGTGGCTGGAGCTGGACTGGGACGATGGGCCGTATTTTCAGACCCAGCGTTTCGATATTTACCGCGAATATCTGCAGAAACTGATTGATTCGGGTGACGCCTACTACTGTACCTGCACGCCCGAAGAGGTGGATGCCATGCGCCAGAAGGCCAAGGCCGCCGGCGCAAAACCCAAATATGACGGTCGCTGCCGTGAGCGCGGGCTGGGCCCCTCGGGCAATGCGGTGATCCGGTTCAAATCGCCACTTTCGGGAACGACCGTGGTGGAGGATGTGATCAAGGGCAATATCGTTTTTCAGAACACCGAACAGGACGATTTTGTCATCTGCCGCAGCGACGGGACACCCACATACAACTTTGTGGTGGTGGTGGACGACATCACCATGGGGATCAACACGATTATCCGGGGGGATGACCACGTGATGAACACCCCCAAACAGATCCTTTTATACAAGGCCCTCAAGGCAACGCTGCCCGTCTTTGGACATGTGCCCATGGTGCTGGGCAAGGACAAGACGCGCCTTTCCAAGCGGCATGGCGCCATGTCGGTGACGGCTTACCGGGATATGGGCTTTCTGCCCGACGCCTTTATCAACTATCTGGCGCGGTTGGGATGGTCTTACGGCGACCAGGAATTTTTTACCCGGCAGGAGCTGGTGGAAAAATTCAGCCTGAAAAATATCGGTCGATCGCCCGGCGTGTTCGACCCGGACAAGTTGACCGCCCTCAATGCCGATCACATCCGGGCCGCATCGATCCGGCAGTTGGCCCCTCGTGTGATTCCTTTTTTCAAACAGAAAGGTTACGCCGCTCAAGAGGGAGAATACCTGGACGGGGTTATCGACACCCTGCACGCTCGCAGCAAGACGTTGGTGGAGATGGCCGAGGGGGCCCATTTCTACTATCGCGACGATGTGCGCCCTTACGAGGAAAAGGCGGCCAAAAAATTTCTCAAGCCGGCGGTGACGCCGGTCCTGGCGCGGCTTGCCGAACTGCTGGAAGAACTCCCCGACTTGACCGAGAAAGCCCAGGAGGAGGCCTTTAAACAAGTTATGGATGAGACCGGCCTGGGGTTCGGTAAGATTGCCCAGCCGGTGCGGGTGGCACTGACCGGAACTACCGTCAGTCCGGGAATCTTCGAGATGATTGCGGTGTTGGGCAAGGCACGGGTGCTGAGCCGTCTCAAGGCGGCCATCGAATTTATGGAGTCGGCCGCCTGAGCTGGAGATTCCATTTATCATTGATAATTTGGTCTTGACTCACCCGGCGCTTTTGTGTAAACGGGCAGCTACCAGTTGCTGGGGGATCGTCTAACGGTAGGACAGCGGACTCTGACTCCGTCAATCAAGGTTCGAATCCTTGTCCCTCAGCCAAATGAAAATAAAGGGTTACAGGTTTTCAAATCTGTGGCCCTTTTTGATTTTTATCCGCCGTGTATGGAAATGGCGATTGAATTCTTAGCCAATGGGACACTTTTATCGAGGCCACGATAGCGACCGGGGGAGTGTGGGGGGCCGTCGGCACATTGATTCCGGCATTTGACTAATTATACGTAATTAAATATAGCGTTGCTACTTTGATCATTAATTTGCCTTAAACTGTGCAGACAATACCATATCTAAGCGTTAAAAGTTGATCCGCCTCACAATATAGTGGTTCCGGCCAGTGATTTCTTCTTCTTTTAAATCCACCATAACCACCTATGGATATTAAAATAAGGTGAAAAGTGCTTGACACCGGTAAAACCCGTTGGTAGAAGTCTGCTAATTCATTATGGTAATCTGCGTGAATAAGATTTATTTGTAATTATTTTAAAGTGTTCTCGCGGATTCAGCTGCTCTTGGCAAATTCAACCCAATTTCCATTACGGTGTATTTTAACGCTTCAGGCGTTCGCTCCTTCGCTGAAGGCCCGAGGTTTTAAAATAAATTTGACTCGAAAGGAGGTGGTCGGGGAATAGGCGATGTAATGTTCGATCCAAAGCATTAACGATGAGAATTATTAGGTTATTAGGTTATTAGGTTTGTGGTATCAGCAGTAACGATGACAATTATTAGGTTTGCAGTAAATGTAGGTTTAATCCGTTAAGGAGGAATTAAGCATGAAGAAATTCGCAGCAATATTTTTTGTGGCTGTGCTCAGTCTCGCGCTTACCGCGCCGGCCTTTGCACTGGAAAACCAGTTCGGCGGCTACTTTCGCGTCAGAATGTTTAACCAAACCAATTTTGATGGTGATGATAAGAGCCGCGACACTGAAGCCCAGTTGATCGATAGCCGGACCCGTTTGTACTATACCGCCCTCATCAACGACAACCTCAAGTTTGTCAGCAAGTTCGAGATTGACTCTGTCTGGGGTGATAATGAGTACTATGACTCCGGTAAAGGTAGCCAAGGTAGGTTCGCTGCCGATTCAGTTAATATCGAGACAAAGAACGCCTATATCGATTTCAACCTGGGCCCGGCCAACGTCAAAATGGGTACGCAGGGTGGTGTTATCCAGCGTGGTTTCATCGTTGACGAAGATTTTTCCGGTATCACCCTCGGCCTTACCGGTCTGACCGCCCGGTTTGCCAAAATCGATGAGGATGGCGACAGTTCGTCCGATGATGCGCAGCTCTTCCAGCTTGCCTACGCCCTGGATCTGGGTGGGCTTACGCTTACCCCGAACTTCACCTATTACGACTTATACGACGACCAGGTTGAAATCGAAGGCTATGAGATCCAATTAGAAGATCCGAAAGTTTGGTTCCTGGGACTTGACGTTGACGGTGCTGCTGGTGCATTGAGCTACTGGGGGACTTTTATTTACGAAGGCGGCGAATTGAACTCGGATGTGGATGTTGACGCATTTCTGCTCGCCGTCGGCGCCGGTATGGATCTGAGCGATGCTATGGAGCTTCACTTCGAGACCTTCTATGCAAGCGGCCAAGATGACGATGCTGACGATCTGGAGGCTTTTACCGTTCCTGTTGGCCAGAGTTACTACTGGTCTGAAATCATGGGTTACGGTATCTTTGATAATCAGGTTTCCAACGGTTCCTGCGCGGACTACATTTCCGATATCTGGGCCATTAATGTGGGCGTTAGCTACAAGGTAACCGAAAAACTGTCCCTGGGTGCCGACCTCTGGTATGCTCAGTTGGCAGAGGACAACGAAAATGACGACACGGATCTGGGTACTGAAATTGACCTCAGTGCAAGCTATACCATCGTGGAAGGTTTGCAGCTGGATGTTGTCGCCGCTTACCTGTTTGCCGGCGATGCCACCACCATGGATGTTCACGACGATGAGGATCCCATTGAAATCGGTGCTCAGTTCAGCGTTGCCTTCTAAGCTTTTAAAATGCGTTAAGCAGATATAGCTGATTTGAAGTGCTCTTAATAAAGGCCGGGCGTGTATTTTTGATGTACACACCCGGCCTTTTGTTGGTGTAATGAATCCGGTTGAGCCCCATCGTGCTGCAGACCTGACCGCTTGACAATTTCATGGAGGTGGCGGGGTCCCCCAAGCCTGCCCGCGGTGTACGACAATTGGGTGCATCAGGGTGGGGCGCCATCCTTTTCGGTCTATGGATGGGGGCGGTTTCGTCGGTTAGGCGATGGTGTCAGCTTCATTGCGTAACCAAGATGCTTTCGAAGCTGCTGAAATTGAAAGGGGTATGGGTGCCTATACCGATGGTGTGCGACAATTGGGCATACCAAGGGAATCAACGCGTTGCCCGGTGCAATTCAATATGCCTTGGGAAAGCCCCTATTCGCGTTGAGGTGATATAATTTGGGTGTATTTAATGGACCGACAACGATTTGCTACGAACAGGTGAACGCGTCAATTTTGATGGGGATGGAAAAAGCAGATTACCGCTTGCGGGGGAAACATCATTGAAAACGAAATTGTGTGAAAACAGATAGCTGCTATTTAGAAAAAATAATTGGGCGGCAGGTTGCAGGCGAATTGAAGGACATTTTTTGTTTAAAAGGTGAATCATGAAACTCTTCTCTTTAAAATTTCGTATCTTACTCACTGTGCTGCTTTTGGCGGTGACCATTGGGACAGCGGCCAATGCATTCGCGGCTGAACAAGAAAAAACGTTTTTGATAACCCCGTTTCAAATCAACTCGGAAGAACCGCTCGATTTTCTTAAAAAGGGGATCGACAAAATGCTTGATACACGGCTCACCGAACAAGGGCGGTCAAGGGTTGTGTTTGCACCGGATGTTGAAACAGGCAGCGGGTTCGATGCCGATTATATCATCGATGGTACTATTTTAATTTTCGGTGCGCAGGTGAGCACGGACGTTAAGCTGATAAACGCGGATACCGGCATGGTTGAGCTGAGCTTCGATGAGACGGGAAGCAAAAAGGGGGATGTCATCAAGCATGTCGACCTTTTTGCAGATAGCGTCAGAACCCGCATATTGGGACTTTCTCCGGTTGCGGGGCCGGCCACATCGGTTCCAACGACTGCAACGGCGCCCGCTGCGCAAGCATTCAATCAAGGGCCGGCCATGCTCTCTTCCCAGGTTATTTGGCGGGGACCGTTTCTGAAAAAAACAATTGATAGCCTTCAGGTACAGGACATCGACAATGACGGGAAAGATGAAATCCTCATCCTGGCTGAAAACGTGCTTGAGATTTACCGGCGTGAAGGCGGGCGCCTGATGCCGATATCTAAAAATAAAATAGATGAAATCAATGTCCGTTGCTATTTTTTGGACGCCATCGACTTGGATAAGGACGGTCGAAAGGAAATTTGTGTTACCGGAGTAAATGAAAGCCAGTTGCGGGCCGCTTCTTCGATTTACCGGTTGGAAAACGGGGAGCTATTGAAGCTGCTGGGGCCGGTAAACTATCTTTTCAGGGTCGTGGATGCTGCAACGGGTCCCATGCTGCTGGGCCAGAAAACACTGGGAGATGATTCTCGGAAACTGAAAACCCCCGTGGTTGAACTCGAATTTGGGCAAGGCGGGCAGAGCCTTGTTCCCGCCGGTAAATCCTTTCCTTTTGCCGACAATGTGTTCGGTCTTGCTTTTGGTGATTTCATGAACAACGGGGAGGAGATTGCCGCTGTTCTCGACCTTAAGGGGATTATTTCACTCTATTCCCAGGAAGGCAGGGAATTGTACCGGAGCAGTGACGAATATGGCGGGTCCGCCGCCTATATTGAATACAAAGGCATGCGTTATAACAAGGACGATGGATTTCAGTTGGATCGCATCTTTTTTCAGCAGCGGATTTTTGCAGCGGACGTGAATGGGGATGGGAAGACCGGGTTGGTTGTGGTAAAAAACAGCGACACGGCAAGAGGCCTGCTGACAAGCACACGATTTTACAGGAAGAGTCATATCGATGAACTCCTTTGGAATGAACTCGGGTTCATCGTTCTGGATAAAGGCCAGAACGTGTCCGGATATATCAGCGATTTCAGCCTTGGCGATACGAATGCAGACGGTAAGACAGAAGTGGTGTTCTCCGTGGTTTCGCCTGCAAAAATCTTAAAGGACAGCCGAAGCCAGATTTTTTCAAAGCAGAGATCGTAAAATTGATTGGCGCTATTGGACGCCCTGGTGAAGCAGTTTTTCGGGGTGAATGCGTGGGTTGTATGGTTGTTGCTCGCCCGTTTGCTGCTTCTGCACGTCGCCCGTCCGCCCGGCCACCTCCCGCCCGAATACCTTGGCATTGATGTCAGTGGCGAATGCATTGATTTTAGGAATCACTTCACCCATGCTAGGGGTTACGGCGAAGAAGGGCAAGGGCCGTTGCAGGCCGCTGATATCCACCATTTTTGCATCGATGCTTACGCTATCATCGAACACCGTCAAGCTTCCGTAAAGAACATAGTCGGCATAGAGCTTGCCGCCTACCAGCAAAGCGCGACTCTCTCCTTCAAAATCGGTAACTGAGGCAGCCACTGCTCGGGTTTCATTTTTATTGATCACCTCCACATTGTCCTGCCAGGACAGCCGGGATGCAAGCATGTCGAGAACACCTTCCTGAAGAAAGGATAGGTCGCTTTCGGCGATGATATCAAATGGAAGAATCGCCACGCGGGCTGGTGCGGCAGAGGCAGCGGATTCACCGATGAGAAGCATAAGGGGGAGGGTCAGGAAAAGCAGAAGGGTACGATGCAACGATACTTGAGATTTGTTGTTCAATGGAGTCTCCTATTGTTCAGAGCCTTGGCTTTCAACACTTGCTGAACCCATCTGTGCGGAAGAGGCATCTCTGCGAATCGGTTGAACTTTTATATCAATGCCAATGGGCCTGGATCGCGTAAAGCGGGATTTGGATATATTTCTGACACCCTCACTCTACTTTAGCTTCTTCATCAGGATCTCGTTTACCACCTTTGGGTTGGCCTTGCCTTTGGTTGCCTTCATCACCTGGCCGACGAAAAAGCCGATCAGTTTTTTCTGGCCGCCGCGGTAGCGCTCGACCTCGTCGGGATTGGCCGCAACGATCGAATCGATAATGGGATCAATGGTCGATGTGTCGGAGACCTGCACCAATCCCTTTTCCTCCACAATGGCCTTGGCCGGCTTGCCGGTGTCGGCCATGGCTTCGAATACGGTCTTGGCGATTTTTCCGCTGATCACATCACTATCCAGAAGTTCAAGCAGGCCGGCGAGACCGTCGGGGGTGATGGGGGAGTTCTCGATCTCCAGGCCCCTGGCGTTGAGCAGGCCCAGTAGGTCGCCCATGATCCAGTTGGCTACGGTTTTGGGCTGGTTGTATGCGGTCAGGCAGGCTTCGAAATAGTCCGCCAACTCACGGCTTCCGGTCAGAACCCGGGCATCGGCGGCGGGCAAGCCGAAGTCGGCCTCGTAGCGGGCCTTGCGCTGGGCGGGCAGTTCAGGCATCTCGCCGCGCATGCGTTCGACCCAATTATTGTCGACCACCAGGGGCAAAAGATCCGGGTCGGGGAAGTACCGGTAATCGTGGGCGTCTTCCTTGCCGCGCATGGATACGGTCTGGCCTTTATCCGGTTGCCACAGCCGGGTTTCCTGCACGACCTCGCCCCCATCCAGAAGGAGTTCCTTTTGGCGGGCAATTTCGTAATACAATGCCTTTTCTACATGCTTGAACGAATTAAGGTTTTTGACTTCGGTGCGGGTGCCGAATTCGGTGGCACCCTTGGGCATGATGGAGACGTTGGCGTCGCAGCGGAAACTGCCCTCTTCCATGTTGCCGTCGCTGATATCCAGATAGCGCAGGATGGTGCGCAATTGGCGCAGGTATTCTCCGGCGGCCTCGGGGCTGCGGATATCCGGCTCGCTGACGATTTCCATCAGCGGGGTGCCGGTGCGGTTGAGGTCGACGCGGCTGATGGGACGATCCGGATCGTGGATCAGTTTCCCGGCATCCTCTTCCATGTGAATGCGCGTAATGCCGATGCGTAGGGCCTGGCCATCGACGTCGATGTCCAGGTGGCCGCCCGTGGCGATGGGCAGTTCGTACTGAGAAATCTGGTATCCCTTGGGCAGGTCCGGATAGAAATAGTTTTTGCGGGCGAAGCGGCTTTCCGATTGCACGGTGCAACCCGTGGCCAGGGCCATTTTAATGGTGTAGTCGACCACTTTTTTGTTCAACACCGGCAAGGACCCGGGCATCCCCAGGCATACCGGGCAGGTGTGCGTATTGGGGGGGGCACCAAAGGCGGTCGAACAGCTGCAGAAAATTTTGGTGCGGGTTTTCAGTTGGGCGTGGACTTCAAGGCCGATGACAGGGATAAATTCCATCTGATCTGTCCATGTTGGTTGCGAATTCATCATCGAATGGGTATCAATACTTCCATAATCGCGTGTAAAGGCATGCATTATCACCAACGGCAGGGATTGTAAAGGATGCTGTGAGTGGGGGACAAGCGGGGTTGCGACCGCCTGAAATGATGAGTCTTAACGGTTTGTCGGCACCGATATTTATGCTATGTTAATTATCAAACTACTGCCGAAGACGGGCGCAAGAACAAGCAATTTTGTTCAATTAATAAAATTCCCGATCCTTATCCCCCCAAACATAAGGAGAATCGATATGCCAGAAAGCGTTTTGGTTGCATCTCTGGATCATCACATCGGTGAAATTACCCTCAATCGTCCGAGTAGTCTCAACACCTTCACCCTCACCCTGGCATCGGAACTGAACCAGGCGCTACTTCAACTGGATGGGGACCCGGCGGTGCGGGTGCTCATTATCAAGGGTGCGGGCAAAGCTTTTTGCGCGGGTATCGATGTGTCCGATTTCTCGGATAAAAGCACCATGGATTACCGCGAATGGATCGAGTGCATGGAAACGCCCCTGGTGACCATCAGCCGGATGAAAAAACCGGTCATCGCCCAGGTCCATGGGGTGGCGGCCGCCAATGGGGCTGGCCTGGTGGCGGCCGCTGACCTGGCCATCGCCGCTGAGACGGCCGGTATGGGGCTGACCGCGATCAACGTTGGGCTGAATTGCGTGGGCCCGGTGGTTCCGGTTTCCCGCTCGGTGGGGCGCAAACGGGCCATGGAGCTGTTGCTTTACGGTGAGTTGATCAAGGCGCCGCAAGCGCTGGATATGGGGCTTGTCAACAAAGTGGTCCCGGCCGCCGACCTGGAGATGGAAGCCCGTCGCTGGGCCGCCGTACTGGCTGCCAAAAGCCCGCTTGCCGTGCAGAATGCCAAATCGGCGTTTTATGCCGCCGCCGACCTCGAGTACGACAAGGCCTTCAATTACATGAATGAAGCCTTTGCCCGGCTCTGCTCCACAGCTGATGCCAAGGAGGGGGTGTCGGCATTTTTGGAAAAGCGGACACCGACGTGGAAGGAGAAGTAAATACTGAAGGACAGGCCCTCATTCAGGGACAATACATATCTGTTCCCGCCACCTTGGCTTGAATGCTCTGATCCCCGCCAAATTCAAGGCTCACTTTGCATGGCGGCCTTCCGAACGTGGCCGTCAGCAGCTCGTATCTGCTGTGACTGCATCGGGGGGCGCCGATGATCCGCTTGTCACCCGGGGTCAAGGGCAAAACCATAAGGATGTCGCCCTCATCGCTGCAGGTGCCGTTGATTCGAAGCTGCCCGCTGACGTATTCGCAGGTATCGATGGTCGCATGGGATATTTTCATGTAGGGATTTTGGACATCGCTGATGTCAAAGTCCCTTTTTTCATCATTGCATCCCATCAACAGCAAAAGCATCCCTGCCAGAAAAATTTTTTTCGGTTCAACACGCATGTTTTTGATTTTTCACTCTTTGTGTTTGAGGCCGATTGCCGCCCATGACCTGCCGCCTGAAAGACATGTCGGCGTTCTTCAGGAATTCTTAACGCCTGAGTGTGATTTCGCCGGTGATTCGAACTGGCCACCACAACCAGTGAATGCGTGTCAGGTCGTCCGTCTTTCACCCTCCGGGATTTGTCAGCAAGGTCGATGCCATTTGTCAATGATATTATATTTCATTTGAATACAGATGCTTTTACTTGGGCGTGCGCTTTTGGTCGGTGGATTTGACGCAGAATGTCAATTGTCGTTACAAAAAACGGCCGGCCGAAACAATTTGCCATTATCTAAATCGAAAAATAATAAAAGTAATGAAATGTATTTGACACAAGCAAAATAAGAATTACGGTTTGTCTATCAAAAAATCACCGGTGTGGATCGCCGCACCGGTAAACAGGAGGAGACAAACCATGAGTAAAACCATCGGAATCGATCTGGGAACAACCAATTCATGTGTTGCCATTATGGACGGCGGCGATGCATTGGTAATCAACAATGCCGACGGCGGGCGGACCACCCCGTCAATGGTGGCCATTACCGGCAGCGCAGAACGCCTGGTGGGGCAGGTGGCCAAGCGCCAGGCGGTGACCAACCCGCAGAATACGGTTTTTGGCGTAAAACGGCTGATTGGCCGCAAGTACGATGCCCCTGAAGTGAGCAACGACAGGAAAAACCTGCCCTACGAGATCAGCCCGGCGGACAACGGTGACGTACGGATCACCTTGAATGGGCGTCAATACAGCCCGGCGGAGATCTCTTCGTATATTCTGGCCGATCTCAAAAAATCCGCCGAGGCCTACCTGGGAGAAACGATCACCGACGCCGTCATTACCGTGCCGGCCTATTTCAATGACAGCCAGCGCCAGGCCACCAAAGACGCCGGCAAGATCGCCGGCTTGAATGTTCAACGGATCATCAACGAACCCACGGCAGCCTCACTGGCCTATGGCCTGGACAAGAAGAAAGAAGAAAAAATCGCCGTTTTCGACCTGGGCGGCGGCACGTTTGATGTCTCCATCATGGAGATCGGCGACGGTGTCTTCGAGGTCAAGGCCACCAATGGCGACACCCATCTGGGTGGAGAGGATTTCGACCTGCGCCTGATCGACTACCTGGCCGACGAATTCAAACGGGAGCAGGGAATCGATTTGCGTGGTGACAAGATGGCCCTGCAGCGCCTCAAGGAAGCCGCCGAAAAAGCCAAAATGGAACTCTCCAGCGCCATGGAGACGGATATCAATCTGCCATTTATTACCGCCGATGCCAGCGGCCCCAAACATTTGAATGTCAAGGTTACCCGAGCCAAACTGGAATCCCTGGTGGATGATCTCCTGAAGCGCCTGGAGGGTCCTTGCCAAACGGCCCTCAAGGACGCCGGATTTTCCGGCAGCGACATCAACGAGGTTATTCTGGTGGGGGGCATGACCCGCATGCCGGCCGTACAGCAGCGTGTGAAGACGATTTTCGGCAAGGAACCCAACAAAGGTGTCAACCCCGATGAGGTGGTGGCCATGGGGGCCGCGATTCAGGGCGCCGTTCTGGAAGGCGATGTCAGCGATGTGCTGCTGCTGGATGTGACGCCGCTCTCCCTGGGGATCGAGACCCTGGGCGGCGTGATGACCAAGTTGATCCAGAAAAACACGACCATTCCCACCCGTCAGAGCCAGGTTTTCTCCACGGCCGAGGATAACCAGCCGGCGGTGACGGTGCATGTGCTCCAGGGTGAGCGGGAAATGGCCGGTGACAACAAGACCCTTGGCCGTTTCGAACTCACCGGTATCCCGCCGGCACCGCGGGGCACCCCACAAATTGAGGTGACCTTTGACATCGATGCCAACGGTATCGTGGAGGTTTCGGCCAAGGACAATGCCAGCGGAAAGGCCCAAAGCATTCGGATTACCTCCTCATCGGGTCTCTCCAAGGAAGAGATCGAGCGCTTGGTCAAGGACGCGGAACTGAATGCCGATGCCGACCAGCGGAAGAAAGAACGGGTCGAGGTTAAGAATCATGCCGATGCCCTGATCTACCAGACCCAGAAGTCCATGGACGAGATGGGGGCCAATGTGGACGGCGCCCTGCGCATGGAGATCGACGATGCCGTGGCCAATCTCAAACAGGCTCTCAAAGGTGACGACACCGACCAGATCCGTACGCTGACCGAGGTGCTCACGCGCGCTTCGCATAAGCTGGCGGAATCCGTGTACCAACAGCAGGCCGGCCCGAAGGGCGATGGATCGCAGGCCGGGCAGGGCGGTGGCCAGGCACGGTCGAACGCCTCCAAGGATGACGATGTGGTT
This window harbors:
- the rpmF gene encoding 50S ribosomal protein L32, which produces MAVPKHKTSKSKRDKRRTHKKIGAPVVSTCPECGEAKLPHHACPECGEYNGKSAITPGEE
- the gltX gene encoding glutamate--tRNA ligase — encoded protein: MDPIITRFPPSPTGYLHVGGARTALFNWLYARHNNGKFVLRIEDTDTVRSTQASVDAIFDAMQWLELDWDDGPYFQTQRFDIYREYLQKLIDSGDAYYCTCTPEEVDAMRQKAKAAGAKPKYDGRCRERGLGPSGNAVIRFKSPLSGTTVVEDVIKGNIVFQNTEQDDFVICRSDGTPTYNFVVVVDDITMGINTIIRGDDHVMNTPKQILLYKALKATLPVFGHVPMVLGKDKTRLSKRHGAMSVTAYRDMGFLPDAFINYLARLGWSYGDQEFFTRQELVEKFSLKNIGRSPGVFDPDKLTALNADHIRAASIRQLAPRVIPFFKQKGYAAQEGEYLDGVIDTLHARSKTLVEMAEGAHFYYRDDVRPYEEKAAKKFLKPAVTPVLARLAELLEELPDLTEKAQEEAFKQVMDETGLGFGKIAQPVRVALTGTTVSPGIFEMIAVLGKARVLSRLKAAIEFMESAA
- a CDS encoding FG-GAP repeat domain-containing protein, with protein sequence MLDTRLTEQGRSRVVFAPDVETGSGFDADYIIDGTILIFGAQVSTDVKLINADTGMVELSFDETGSKKGDVIKHVDLFADSVRTRILGLSPVAGPATSVPTTATAPAAQAFNQGPAMLSSQVIWRGPFLKKTIDSLQVQDIDNDGKDEILILAENVLEIYRREGGRLMPISKNKIDEINVRCYFLDAIDLDKDGRKEICVTGVNESQLRAASSIYRLENGELLKLLGPVNYLFRVVDAATGPMLLGQKTLGDDSRKLKTPVVELEFGQGGQSLVPAGKSFPFADNVFGLAFGDFMNNGEEIAAVLDLKGIISLYSQEGRELYRSSDEYGGSAAYIEYKGMRYNKDDGFQLDRIFFQQRIFAADVNGDGKTGLVVVKNSDTARGLLTSTRFYRKSHIDELLWNELGFIVLDKGQNVSGYISDFSLGDTNADGKTEVVFSVVSPAKILKDSRSQIFSKQRS
- the gatB gene encoding Asp-tRNA(Asn)/Glu-tRNA(Gln) amidotransferase subunit GatB, which produces MEFIPVIGLEVHAQLKTRTKIFCSCSTAFGAPPNTHTCPVCLGMPGSLPVLNKKVVDYTIKMALATGCTVQSESRFARKNYFYPDLPKGYQISQYELPIATGGHLDIDVDGQALRIGITRIHMEEDAGKLIHDPDRPISRVDLNRTGTPLMEIVSEPDIRSPEAAGEYLRQLRTILRYLDISDGNMEEGSFRCDANVSIMPKGATEFGTRTEVKNLNSFKHVEKALYYEIARQKELLLDGGEVVQETRLWQPDKGQTVSMRGKEDAHDYRYFPDPDLLPLVVDNNWVERMRGEMPELPAQRKARYEADFGLPAADARVLTGSRELADYFEACLTAYNQPKTVANWIMGDLLGLLNARGLEIENSPITPDGLAGLLELLDSDVISGKIAKTVFEAMADTGKPAKAIVEEKGLVQVSDTSTIDPIIDSIVAANPDEVERYRGGQKKLIGFFVGQVMKATKGKANPKVVNEILMKKLK
- a CDS encoding enoyl-CoA hydratase/isomerase family protein, which translates into the protein MPESVLVASLDHHIGEITLNRPSSLNTFTLTLASELNQALLQLDGDPAVRVLIIKGAGKAFCAGIDVSDFSDKSTMDYREWIECMETPLVTISRMKKPVIAQVHGVAAANGAGLVAAADLAIAAETAGMGLTAINVGLNCVGPVVPVSRSVGRKRAMELLLYGELIKAPQALDMGLVNKVVPAADLEMEARRWAAVLAAKSPLAVQNAKSAFYAAADLEYDKAFNYMNEAFARLCSTADAKEGVSAFLEKRTPTWKEK
- the dnaK gene encoding molecular chaperone DnaK, with the translated sequence MSKTIGIDLGTTNSCVAIMDGGDALVINNADGGRTTPSMVAITGSAERLVGQVAKRQAVTNPQNTVFGVKRLIGRKYDAPEVSNDRKNLPYEISPADNGDVRITLNGRQYSPAEISSYILADLKKSAEAYLGETITDAVITVPAYFNDSQRQATKDAGKIAGLNVQRIINEPTAASLAYGLDKKKEEKIAVFDLGGGTFDVSIMEIGDGVFEVKATNGDTHLGGEDFDLRLIDYLADEFKREQGIDLRGDKMALQRLKEAAEKAKMELSSAMETDINLPFITADASGPKHLNVKVTRAKLESLVDDLLKRLEGPCQTALKDAGFSGSDINEVILVGGMTRMPAVQQRVKTIFGKEPNKGVNPDEVVAMGAAIQGAVLEGDVSDVLLLDVTPLSLGIETLGGVMTKLIQKNTTIPTRQSQVFSTAEDNQPAVTVHVLQGEREMAGDNKTLGRFELTGIPPAPRGTPQIEVTFDIDANGIVEVSAKDNASGKAQSIRITSSSGLSKEEIERLVKDAELNADADQRKKERVEVKNHADALIYQTQKSMDEMGANVDGALRMEIDDAVANLKQALKGDDTDQIRTLTEVLTRASHKLAESVYQQQAGPKGDGSQAGQGGGQARSNASKDDDVVDAEFQEVA